The genomic segment GCCGTACAGCGTGCCGCCCTTCTACGACGCCCTGATCGCCAAGGTGATCGTGCACGGGCGCGACCGCGGAGAAGCGATCGAACGCATGCGCCGGGCGCTCGGCGAGACCGTCATCGAGGGCGTGCGGACGACGATCCCCTACCACCTCAAGACGCTCGCCGATCCCGCGTTCCTCGAAGGGCGGTTCCCGCGATGACCATGGATCCCCGGCTCTACGTCATCCTCGACCGCGTCGCGGCGGCCGGGCGCGACCTCGTGGAGGTCCTCGACGCCGTCATCGCGGGCGGGGCGAAGATGGTCCAGCTCCGCGAGAAGACGTGGCCGTCGGGCCAGCTCCTCCCGCTGGCCGAGCGGCTCCGGGCCCGCTGCCGCCAGGCCGGAGTGACCTTCGTGATGAACGATCGCGTCGACCTCGCCGCGGTCCTCGAGGCCGACGGCGTTCACCTCGGCCAGGACGATCTGCCGCCTCGCCCGGCGCGCCCGCTGCTCCGTCCGGGGATGATCCTCGGCGTGTCGACCCACAGCGTCGAGCAGGCGCGGCGGGCGCAGGCCGACGGCGCCGATTACGTCGCGGTCGGGGCCATGTTCCCGACCCAGACGAAGCCCGACTTCGAACTGGTCGGCCCTGCGCTGGTCCGCGCCGTTCGCGCGGAGATCCGCATACCGCTGGTCGGCATCGGCGGCATCACCCCCCAGAACGCGGGCGAGGTGATCCGGGCCGGCGCCGACGGCGTCGCCGTGATCTCGGCGGTCTGCGCCGCCCCCGACCCCGCCGCGGTGACCCGCGACTTCCTCCGCGTGATCGACGATGTCCGCAAGACGCAGATATAATGGCGCCACCGATCTCCCACCTCAGGCAGGAGGGAACAGGATGAGCACCCGCACGATGCGATCGATCGCGATTGTCTGCCTCGCGTTGACCGTCGTCCTCGCGTCCGCCGGCACAGACGTCCGCGCCCAGGGCAAAGGCACCATCAAGATCGCCACCCAGAGCCCGCTGAGCGGCGGTCAGGCCGCCCTGGGCGAAGGCATCAAGCTCGGCACCCAGCTCGCCCTCGAGAAATTCAAGGGAAACCTCGACAAGATGGGCTTCAAGGTCGAGCTGGTGCCCTTCGACGACCAGGCCAAGCCCGATGTCGGGGTGTCCAACGCCAGGAACATCATCGCCGACAAGGACATCCTGGGCGTGATCGGGCACCTGAACTCCGGCGTGGCCATCCCGGCGTCGGAGGTCTACCGGGAGGTCAACCTGGCGATGGTCTCGCCCGCCAACACCAACCCGGTCGTCACCGACCGCGGCTACAAGAGCGTCTTCCGGGTGTGCGGGCGCGACGACGTGCAGGGCGTGGTGGGCTCCGAGTTCGCCAAGGGCACGCTGAAGGCCAAGTCGGTGTACATCGTCCACGACAAGACCCAGTACGGCCAGGGCGTGGCCGAGTTCTTCAAGGCCGATGCCGAGAAGAAGGGCATCAAGGTCCTGGGCTTCGAGGGCACCGAGGAGAAGTCGAACTTCGACCCCATCATCACGCCCATCAAGGCCAAGAATCCCGACCTCATCTACTTCGGCGGCATCTACGATCAGGCGGCTCCCTTCTTCAAGCAGACCCGCGAGAAGGGCGTGAAGGCCAAGTTCATGGGGCCGGATGGCATGGACTCCTCCGACCTCACCAAGATCGGGGGCAAGGCCGTCGTCGGCATGTACTACACCTCGGTGGCGGGGCCGGTCACGGTCTACCCGCAGGCCAAGCAGTTCGCCGAGGAGTTCAAGAAGAAGTTCGGCAAGAACCCCGAGCCGTTCTCGGCGCAGGCGTACGACTCGACCGCGATCCTGCTCAAGGCCATCGAGGCGGCGGCCAAGGGCGGCAAGGTGCCGACCCGCGACGCGGTGACGGCGGCGGTGCGCGACGTCAAGCACACCGGCATCACGGGCGCGGTCGAGTTCGACAGCAAGGGCGACCCCAAGAAGGCGCTCTACTTCGTGCTGCAGGTGGCGAGCGACGACCCGCAGAAGTGGGGCGACAACAAGGAAGTCAAGCGGCTGACGATCGCCGCCCCCGCCGCTTCCAAGAAGATCTGAGCGGTCGAAGGCTCACGCGATACGTACGACCAGGGCGGGCGGGAGGGCCCTCCCTCCGCCCGCCCTGGTTCGTGCCTGACGAATGGACTACGAGCTCCTCCTGGGCATCCTGCCGCAAGTCTTCCTCGACGGCCTCATCCTGGGGTTCATGTATGCCCTGATCGCGCTCGGCTACACAATGGTGTACGGCGTCCTCGAGTTCATCAACTTCGCGCACTCCGAGATCTTCATCGTGGGCGCGTTCGTCGGCGTGGAGGTCCTGCTCGGGCTCAAGAGCGCGGGCCTGCTCGACGGCCTGCCCTGGCCGTTCCTGCTCGTCCTGGTCCTGGTCGCCGGCATGGCCGTCAGCGGAGCCCTGGCCGTGACCGTGGAGCGGGTCGCCTACCGCCCGCTCCGGGGCACCCCCCGGCTGATCCCCCTCATCTCGGCCATCGGCATCTCGTTCTTCCTTCAAGACTTGATCCGGCTCATCGAGTCGATCTGGCGCAACGCCTTCAACCTCGTGTACCCGACCATCGATGCCCTCAACATCCGCTTCGAGCTGACGGCCACGCTCGATGTGTCCGTCAAATCGCTGGTCGTCATCGTGGCGGCGCTGGGCATGCTCTGGGCGCTGCACGCGATCGTCAACCGGACCAAGGTCGGCACGGCCATCCGGGCCGTCGCCGAGGATCAGGCGGCGGCCAGCCTGATGGGCATCAACGTCAACCGCATCATCTCCCTCACGTTCCTCATCGGAGGCGCCATGGGCGGCGCGGCCGGCGTGCTCTTCGGGGTCCAGTACGGGCTGATCAACCCTTACACGGGATTCATTCCCGGCCTCAAGGCCTTCACGGCCGCCGTGCTGGGGGGGATCGGCAACATCCCGGGCGCGATGCTCGGCGGCCTCGTGCTGGGACTGCTCGAAGCCTTCGCCGCCTCCTACCTGTCGCTGCTGACCGGTGGCGCCTTCGGCGCGGAGTACAAGGACATCTTCGCGTTTTCGGTGCTGATCCTGATCCTCATCTTCCGCCCCAAAGGGCTCCTGGGCGAAGTCGTGCGGGAGCGCGCGTGATCGCCCGGTCGGTCCTGGTGGCGGCGCTCCTGGCCTGCTCGGGCTTCGCCGTGGCGACCTTCCCGCGGTCCGTGCTGGCCTTCCTCCTCTTCCAGGGCTCGCTGCTGGTCATTTACCTGGCCGCCATCCCCCGCTGGCTCCGGTGGGCCCTGCTGGCGGTCGCCCTCCTGGTGATGATGCCGCTGATCGGCGCCTACAACGGCTACTACCTGGAGGTCGCCACCCAGGTCGGCATCTTCGTCGCGCTGGCCCTCGGCCTCAACATCGTGGTGGGGCTGGCCGGGCTCCTGGACCTGGGCTACGTGGCCTTTTACGCGGTGGGCGCGTACTCGTGGGCGATCTTCGGCTCCCCGCAGGCCAACGTCGTCTTCGGCGGCGGCTTCCCGCTGGCTCCGGGGTGGTTCTACGTCTTCCTGGGGGTCGGGCTCGCGGTGGCGGCCCTCACCGGCGTCCTCCTGGGCCTGCCGGTGCTCCGCCTGCGCGGCGATTATCTGGCCATCGTCACCCTGGGGTTCGGCGAGGTCATCCGCGTCCTGGCCAACAACCTCGACAAGCCCATCAACCTGACCAACGGCCCCAAGGGCATCACGCCGATCTCGCGGCCGCCGGCGCCCTTCGGCGTGCCCTACGCCGAGTACTTCTACTTCCTGGTCCTGCTCATCGTGGTCGTGGTCATCCTCGTCAATCGCCGGCTGGAGGACTCCCACATCGGCCGGGCCTGGGAGGCGATCCGCGAGGACGAGCTGGCCGCGCAGGCCATGGGCGTGCCTTTGGTGCGCATGAAGCTCCTGGCCTTCGCCTGCGGCGCCTCCTTCGCCGGCGTGATGGGCGTGGTCTTTTCCGCCAAGCAGGTCTTCATCAACCCGGAGTCGTTCACCTTCCTGGAGTCGATCGGCGTCCTGGCCATGGTCATTCTGGGCGGCATGGGCTCGATCCCGGGGGCCGTGCTCGGCGCCACCGTGGTCACCGTCCTGAACCTCCAGGTGCTCAAGGGCCTGTCGCTCTGGCTCAACGAGCTGAAGAACGCCGGCGTCACGATCCTCGGCTACAGCCTCGCCGACCTGCCCACCCAGCTCGAGCCGGCCAAGTACGAGCGGATGATCTTCGGCATGATCCTGGTCCTCATGATGATCTTCCGGCCCCAGGGCATCCTGCCGGCCCGGCGCCGACAGCGGGAGCTGGGATGAGCGCGCTGCTCGAGGCGCGCGGCATCACCAAGCGCTTCGGCGGGCTGACCGCCGTCAACGGCGTGGATTTCGCCCTGGAGGCAGGCATCGCGTCGATCATCGGCCCCAACGGCGCCGGCAAGACGACGCTCTTCAACATCTTCACCGGGCTCTACCTGCCCGACGAGGGCGAGGTGACGTTCGGCGACCGCTCGCTGGTCGGCCTGCGCCCCGACCAGATCACGGCCCTGGGCGTGTGCCGGACGTTCCAGAACATTCGCCTGTTCGCCAACATGACCGCGGCCGAGAACGTGCTAGTCGGCATGCACGCGCGCGTCCCCCTCGGGCTGGGGGACGTGCTGGCGCGCGGTCCGCGCTTCGCGCGGGTGGAGGGGCGGCTGTGGACGCGCGCCCTCGAGTTGCTCGAGCGGGTCGGCCTCCGCCCGAGCGCCAACGAGGTCGCCCGCAACCTTCCCTACGGCGACCAGCGACGGCTCGAGCTCGCGCGCGCGCTGGCCTCGGAGCCCACGCTGCTGCTCCTGGACGAGCCGACCGCGGGGATGACGCAGGGCGAAGCGGCCCTGCTCATGGCGCTCCTCCGACAGCTGGTCGTCGACCTGGGCCTGGCCATCCTGCTCATCGAGCACAACATGCGCGTGGTGATGGAGGTGTCGGATCGCGTGACGGTGCTCGATCACGGCGAGAAGATCGCCGAGGGCCGGCCCGCCGAGGTCCAGGCCGACCCCAGGGTGATCGAGGCCTATCTGGGGCGCGGGCAATGGGGCCGCACGCGGAGCGCCCGTGCTGCGGATTGAGGACCTCCACGTCTTCTACGGCGAGATCCAGGCCCTCAAGGGCATCGCGGTCGAGGTCCAGCGCGGCGAGATCGTCGCGATCCTGGGCAACAACGGCGCCGGCAAGACGACCACGCTCAAGACCGTCTCCGGGCTCCTGGCGCCCCGGCGGGGCACGATCACGCTCGACGACGCGCCGCTGACCGGCGTGCCGCCCCACCAGATCGTCCTCCGCGGGATCGCCCATGTCCCCGAGGGGCGGCGCATCTTCAACCGCCTCAGCGTCCGGGAGAACCTCATGATGGGCGCGTATCATCGGCAGGATGGCGGGATCGAGGCCGACCTCGAGCGCGTGTTCGCCCTCTTCCCCCGCCTGGGGGAGCGCCTGGGACAGGTGGCGGGCACCCTGTCCGGAGGCGAGCAGCAGATGCTGGCCATCGGGCGCGCGCTGATGGCCAGCCCGCGCCTGCTGCTGCTCGACGAGCCCAGCATGGGGCTGGCGCCCGTGCTGGTCGAGCAGATCTTCGAGACGATCGCCGACATCAACCGCCAGGGCACGACGATCCTCCTCGTCGAGCAGAACGCCGCCATGGCCCTCAGCATCGCCCACCGCGGCTACGTCCTGGAAACGGGGACGATCGCGCTGGGCGGGACGGCGGCGGCGCTGGCGGAAGACCCCGAGGTCCGTCGCGCCTATCTCGGCCAATAGCCGTGCCAGCCGCAGGGCGCTCGGCGGGCTGGGCCTCGCCCGCCCGAGGCGAGCCTATGATCCCAATATGATCCAAATTGGAGGACCCACCATGCTGGGACAGGGCCTCACCTGGGAGGAAACGAGCATCGCGGCCCTCTACCGGACGCTCGGCCGCACGGTGTCGGAGACGGACATCGTGAACTTCGTGAACCTCTGCGGCTTCACCGAGCCCCTGTTCATGGACATGGAGTACGTGGCGCGCGAGTCGGTCTTCGGCCGGCGGGCCGCGCCCGGGGCGCTGACCTTCGCGCTGTCGGAGGGCCTCGTGATGCAGACCGGGCTCATCCACGGCACCGGGATGGCCTGGCTGGGCGGCGAGATCCGCATCGTGGCGCCCGTGCTGGCGGGCGATACGATCCGCGTGGAGATCGAAGTCGTGGAAAAGCGCGAGACGAAGAAGCCCGACCGCGGCATCGTGACCTACCAGCACCGCGTGCTCAACCAGCGCGGCGAGCTCGTCCTGGAATCGCGCGTGCAGCGCATGATCCGGCGCCGCGAGGTGACCTGACCCGGTGCTGATCCTCTCGCGCGGCGATCTCGAGCGGCTGCTGCCGCCGCCCGACGTGATCGACGCGCTGGAGGCGGCCTTCCGCCTCCACGCCGCCGGCCGCGCCACGGCGCCCGCGCGCTCCGTCGTCGGCGTCGGCGACGAGGGCGCGCTGCTCCTCATGCCCGCCATGATGGGGGCGGAGGCCGGCCCCGCGCTGGGCACGAAGCTCGTCACCGTCTACGCCGGCAACCGCGCCCGCGGCCATCCCACGATCTACGCGAGCTACGTCCTCATGGACGGCGGGACCGGCCAGCCCCTGGCCCTGCTGGAGGGAACCTTCCTCACGGCGCTCCGGACGGGGGCCGCCTCGGCGCTGGCGGCGCGCCTTCTGGCCCGGCGCGACGCCCGCCGCGTGGTCTGCTTCGGCGCGGGCGTCCAGGCCGGCTTTCAGCTCGCCTGCCTCGCCGCCGTCCGCAAACCCGAGCGGGTGGCTGTCGCGGGGCGGGAGGCCGGGCGCGCGCGGCGCTTCGCCGAGACGATGCGCGAACGGCTCGGCATCCCGGTCGAGGTCGCGGCCGATCCCCGAATCGCTGTCCGAGAGGCGGACATCATAACGTGTGCGACGACGTCACCGATCCCGGTGGTGTTCGGCGCCGACCTTCGGCCCGGCACCCACGTCGATCTCGTCGGCGCGTTCCGGCCGACGGACCGCGAGGCGGATACGCAGGCGGTGAGCGGCGCCCGGGTCGTGGTGGACACCTATGCGGGAGCCCTGGAGGAGGCCGGCGACATCCTGATCCCCATGCGGGAGGGCGCCTTCGACCGCGGCCACATCGCTGCCGAGCTCGCCGAGGTGGTGACGGGCGTGCGCGCGGGCCGCACGAGCGACGACGAGATCACGGTCTTCAAGTCGGTCGGCTGGGCGCTGGAAGATTTGGCCACCGCCCGGCTCGCGTACAATCGCGCCAGGGCCGAGGGCGTCGGCCGGGAGGTCAGCCTGTGACGGGACGGGTCGTCCAGATCAACGTCTCCCGTGGCGGGGTGCCGAAGACCCTGGTGGAGTCCGCGCGGGTGTCGGTGCTGGGTCTCGAGGGCGACGCGCACCGCGACGTGGAGCACCACGGCGGTCCGGAACGCGCCGTATGCATGTACGCGATGGAGGCGATCGAGGCGCTCCAGGCCGAGGGACACCCCATCGTCCCCGGCGCCATCGGCGAGAACCTCACCGTCCACGGGCTCGACTGGCCGGCGGTCGTCCCCGACGCCGTGCTGCGCGTGGGCGAGGAGCTGCTGCTGCAGGTGACGCGGTACACGTCGCCCTGCGCCAATATCCGTCCCGCCTTCCTCGACGGTGACTACGCGCGCGTCGCGCAGAAGCGCCATCCGGGCTGGAGCCGCGTCTACGCGCGGGTCCTGGTGGAGGGCGCGGTGCGGCGGGGCGATCCAGTACGCCTCCTGGCCGAGAGCGAAGCCTCCGCGGCCCTGGCGGCGACCCGCAGGTGACATCACGCCCGACTGGATGCCGATCCTCGACGAGTCGCCGCTCGGCGGCTTCTGGATCGCCGCCGGCATGAGCGGCCACGGTTTCAAGCTGGCGCCGGCCGTGGGCGAGATGATGGCGGCGCTGATCACCGGCGCCGAGCCGCCGGTCAGCGCCGCACCGTTCCGCTTTGGCCGCTTCGCCACCACAGCGACTGCGGCCGGGACGTTCGTGTCGTCGTACCTTCGTTGATCGCCGTCACGCGATCGCGCTGACGGTGTAGACTTTCCTCGTGTTGGCCCGCCTGGGCGTGGACATCGGCGGCACCTTCACCGACCTCGTCGTCGTCGACGAGACCACCGGCGCCCTGCGCGTCGGCAAGGTCCTCACCACGCCGAAGGACCCGGCCCACGGGGTCGAGCAGGGGATCCACGCCCTCCTCGACGACGCCCGCCTTGCCGCCGGGGCCGTCGGGGCCGTCGTCCACGGCACGACGCTGGCCACCAACGCGCTGATCGAGCGCAAGGGCGCGCGCACCGCGCTGCTCACCACCGCCGGCTTCCGCGACGCTCTCGAGATCCGGCGCGAGGGCCGGTACGACATGTACGACATCTTCATCGACCCGCCGCCTCCCCTCGTCCCGCGCCACCTGCGCCGAGAGGTGCCCGAGCGGCTGCTGGCCGACGGCGCCGTGCAACGCCCCCTCGACGAGGCCGCCGCCCGGCGCGTGATCGGGGAGCTGGTCGGCCAGGGCGTCGAGGCCATCGCGATCTGCCTGCTCCACGCCTACCTCAATCCCGCTCACGAGTGGAGGCTCGCGGAGCTGGTCCGGGAGATCGCCCCCCACCTGCCGGTGTCGTGCTCCTCCGAGGTCGTGCCCGAAATCAGGGAGTACGAGCGGGGGTCGACGACGACCGCCAACGTCTACGTCGCGCCGCTGATGGCACGCTACCTCGAGGACCTCGAGCGGCGGCTGGCCGAGCTCGGAATTCCCGGCCAGCTCTACATCATGCAGTCGTCCGGGGGGATCGCGCTGCCGGGCGACGCCAAGCACTTCCCCATCCGCCTCGTCGAGTCGGGTCCGGCGGCCGGCGCTCTGGCCGCGGCCCAAGCCGCCAGAGACAGGGGCGAGCTTCGACTGCTGTCCTTCGACATGGGCGGCACGACGGCCAAAGCGTGCGTCATCGACGATGGCGCGCCGCTGGTCGCGCGCGAGTTCGAGGTGGCGCGCGCCGACCGCTTCAAGAAGGGCTCGGGCCTGCCCATCCGCGTGCCGGTGATCGAACTGATCGAGATCGGGGCCGGCGGCGGCTCGATCGCCCGCGTGGATCGGATGGGACTCCTCAAGGTCGGCCCCGACAGTGCCGGCGCCGATCCAGGCCCGGCCTGCTACAACCTGGGGGGCCGCCTGCCGACCGTCACCGACGCCGACCTGCTCCTCGGCTACCTCGACTCGGAGTTCTTCCTCGGCGGCCGCATGCGCTTGAGCCGCGAGGCGGCGCGCCGCGCGCTCGAGGAGCACGTGGCGCGCCCGCTCGGCCTCGGGCTGACCGAGGCCGCCTGGGGCATCCACCGCGTGGTGAACGAGAACATGGCCGCAGCCGCGCGCATCCACGGGATCGAGCGGGGCAAGGACCTGCGCCAGTACCCGCTCTTCGCCTTCGGCGGCGCCGGCCCTGTTCACTGCTGGCACGTCGCCCGCATCCTCCGCGTCCCTCGCATCCTCCTGCCGTTCGGGGCCGGGGCGATGTCCGCCTACGGGCTTCTCTCGGCCCCGCCGGCCTTCGACTTCGTGCGCACGCGTCGTGAGCGGCTGGACGCGGCCAACTGGCGGACGATCAACACCCTCTTCGCCGAGATGGAAGCCGAGGGCCGAGCCCTGCTGGCGCGCGCGGGCGTGGACGCGTCGCGGGTCCGGGTCAACCGGGTGGCGGAGATGCGCTACCTGGGTCAGGGCCACGAGGTGGAGGCGACGATTCCGCCCAGCACCCTCTCCCCGGCGAGCCTGCCCGCCATCACGGCGAGCTTCGAGGCTGCCTATCGCGCGCTCTACCAGCGCCTGCCCCAGGGGGTGCTCATCGAGGCCCTGAACTGGCGCGTGACGGTCGCCGGGCCGCCGCCAAAGGTCGCGCTCACGCCGGCCGCCCGCGGCGGCGGCGCGAGGGCGAAGGGCGCCATCAAGACGACGCGCCCGGCCTATTTCGCCGAGGCCTCCGACTTCGTCCCCACGCCGGTGTACGACCGCTACGCGCTCGGGCCGGGCACCGCGTTCAGGGGGCCGGCCATCGTCGAGGAGCGCGAGTCCACGGCGGTCATCGGGCCGGGCGCCCGCTGCCGCGTGGACGACGCCCTCGAGATCGTGGTGGAGCTCCCGCCATGACCGCGTCCAAGTTCGAGCGCGGGCTCCGCCCGCGCAACCCTCCTGGGGGAGGCTCGGAGGGGGCCGTCGAGGCCCCCTTCGATGGGTTCGATGGCGTCACCCTCGAGATCTGCTGGAGCCGCCTCATCGGCGTCGTCAACGAGCAGGCGACCGCGCTCCAGCGGACTTCGTTCACCTCCATCGTGCGCGAGGCCGGAGACCTCTCCGCCGGCGTCTTCGACCGGCGGGGCTATATGGTCGCGCAGGCGGTCACGGGCACGCCCGGCCACATCAACTCGATGGCCCTGGCCATGAAGCACTTCCTGGCCGAGTACCCGCTGGACGCGCTCCGGCCGGGCGACGTGCTCATCACCAACGACCCCTGGAAGACTTCCGGCCACCTCAACGACGTGACCATCTGCTCGCCCGTCTTCCGAGGCGACGACTGCGTCGCCTTCTTCGCCTCCACCTGCCACACGGCCGACATCGGCGGCCACGTGCTCTCGGCGGAGGCGCGCGAGGTCTACGAGGAAGGGCTCTTCATCCCGATCATGAAGCTGTACGAGGCCGGCCGCCCGAACGAGTCGCTCATCAGGCTGATCATGGCCAACGTGCGCCTGCCGGAGATGGTGCTGGGCGACTTCCACGCCCAGATCGCCGGCGGCGCCGTGGGCGGCGAGCGCCTCCTGGAGTTCATGGCCGAGTTCGGGCTCAGGCGCCTGGAGCCGCTGGCCGACGAGATCATCGGCCGCACCGAGCGCGCCATGCGGGAGGCAATCCGGGCGCTTCGGCCCGGCGCCTACGAGAACGCCATCACCTCCGACGGCTTCGACGAGCCCATCACGATCCGCGCGCGCTGCGAGGTGCGGGGCGACGAGCTCACGATCGACTACGCCGGCTCATCGCCGGCCAGCCGTCGCGGCATCAACGTGGTCATGAACTACACGGAGGCCTACACCACCTACGGCGTCAAGGTGATCGTCAGCCCCGACGTCCCCAACAACGAAGGCGCCTTCCGTCCGCTCCACATCACGGCCCCCGAGGGCTCGATCCTCAACGTGCGTCACCCGGCCTCGGTGGCGGCCCGACATGTTATTGGCCACTTCCTGCCCCACGTCGTCGCCGGCGCCCTGGGCCAGGCGGTGCCCGAGCGCGTGATGGCCGAAGGGTCGGCGAACATCTGGGGCGTCCAGGTGGCGGGGCGCGACCTGGACGGCAGGCCCTTCACCCACGTCTTCTTCTCCTCGGGGGGCACCGGCGCCCGCGCCACCAAGGACGGCCTCTCCGCCACCGCGTTCCCCTCCGGCGTCCTGGGCACGCCCGTCGAGGTCCTCGAGAACCTGGCGCCGCTGCTCGTCGAGCGCAAGGAGCTCCGGGAAGGCTCCGGGGGCCCGGGAAGGTATCGCGGCGGCCTCGGCCAGACCATCGCCTTCCGCATGCGCACGCGCGAGCCCTTCACCTGCTCCGTGCTCTGCGATCGCACGCAGACCCCGGCCAGGGGCCTCCTGGGCGGGGAATCGGGCGCGCTCGGCGAGGTGCTGATCGACGGCGTGCGCCCCGGGAACCCCAAGCAGGAGCAGCTCGTACCGCCCGGCGCCCTGGTGGAGGTCCGTTTGCCGGGCGGCGGCGGCTACGGCCCCGCGTCGGAGCGCGACCCCGAGCTGACCGCCCGCGACGTGCTCGAAGGCTACGTCGGCCGCGCGTAGATACCGTTACGCCGGCCCCGTGGTCCCGCTCGCGAGCGCCGGGCACCGTCCCAGAGCCACCAGGTCGTCGCAGCGCTCCTCGATGTAGCGCTGGTAGCGCGACTGGGCCAGCGCCGCCCAGCCCCCGGCTCGGTGCCGGCCCTCGACCCGGCCCTCCAGCGTCACCTCGTCGTCGGGCCCCGCCGCATTCAACGGGATCAGCCGTGCGCTGGCTCCGTCGATGAAGACCACACCGGTGTCGCCCTCGGCTCCCAGCGGGCCAGCTCGGTCAACGGAGTCTTGAGATCCATCACTGTCCGGGCCCCGGTTCCACCCTGGACAAGAGCAGTCGCCTGGCGACGTAGTACTTCTTGGGGCGCCGGCGCTGCCCCCGCGCTTGACCCAGCTCGCGGGAGAGCCGGCGCTCGAGGCTGGCCAGAGCGCCGTCGAAGGCCAGCCGGTGCGATTCCGCGACCTGCTCCACGCTCAGCGGGGGCCGCCGGGGCAGCGCGAGCGTGAGCACGCACCGGGTGTCGACGCCGCCTTTCGGGCCGTTTTCGTCCGTGAACGCGACCCGCGCGCTCATCGGCCGCGTCCGCAGCCGGCCGGTCAGCGACTCCATCCTCCTCGCCACCAGTGCCCGCAGTGCCGGATGGCCCTGCGCGCCCTCGATCGCGATCGTCATCGTCGCGTGCCTCGCTATCGCGGTTGTTGGGCGGGCCCCCGGCGCGCGCGCCTGCATCCAGACCGTCTTGGCCGCGCTCCGGTGGCGCCGCTCCCGATGGCGTAGCGAACGATGTGCCACTGAATGCGGTGGTCGCCGTCCGTTGTCATTTCGCGAAATTGCAGGTCCGGGGGGGGACGGCCCGGGGAGGGGCCCGGTCAGAGCTTGCCGTACTCCTTCAGGCGGCGATAGATCGTGCGGCGGGAGATGCCGAGAGCGCGGGCGGCCTCTTCTTTGTCGTTGTTGTGCAGGGCCAGCGCGCGTAGGATCAGCTCCTTCTCCACCTCCGCCAGCGTCGGGATGACCCTGCTGTCGGCGGACGGCGCCACCGAGGGATGGGCGGCCAGGGTCGGCAGGTCAGCGAGGGTGATCTGCTCGCGCGCGCCCATG from the Candidatus Methylomirabilota bacterium genome contains:
- a CDS encoding ABC transporter ATP-binding protein, producing MSALLEARGITKRFGGLTAVNGVDFALEAGIASIIGPNGAGKTTLFNIFTGLYLPDEGEVTFGDRSLVGLRPDQITALGVCRTFQNIRLFANMTAAENVLVGMHARVPLGLGDVLARGPRFARVEGRLWTRALELLERVGLRPSANEVARNLPYGDQRRLELARALASEPTLLLLDEPTAGMTQGEAALLMALLRQLVVDLGLAILLIEHNMRVVMEVSDRVTVLDHGEKIAEGRPAEVQADPRVIEAYLGRGQWGRTRSARAAD
- a CDS encoding branched-chain amino acid ABC transporter permease; protein product: MIARSVLVAALLACSGFAVATFPRSVLAFLLFQGSLLVIYLAAIPRWLRWALLAVALLVMMPLIGAYNGYYLEVATQVGIFVALALGLNIVVGLAGLLDLGYVAFYAVGAYSWAIFGSPQANVVFGGGFPLAPGWFYVFLGVGLAVAALTGVLLGLPVLRLRGDYLAIVTLGFGEVIRVLANNLDKPINLTNGPKGITPISRPPAPFGVPYAEYFYFLVLLIVVVVILVNRRLEDSHIGRAWEAIREDELAAQAMGVPLVRMKLLAFACGASFAGVMGVVFSAKQVFINPESFTFLESIGVLAMVILGGMGSIPGAVLGATVVTVLNLQVLKGLSLWLNELKNAGVTILGYSLADLPTQLEPAKYERMIFGMILVLMMIFRPQGILPARRRQRELG
- a CDS encoding acetyl-CoA carboxylase biotin carboxylase subunit (an AccC homodimer forms the biotin carboxylase subunit of the acetyl CoA carboxylase, an enzyme that catalyzes the formation of malonyl-CoA, which in turn controls the rate of fatty acid metabolism), producing the protein PYSVPPFYDALIAKVIVHGRDRGEAIERMRRALGETVIEGVRTTIPYHLKTLADPAFLEGRFPR
- a CDS encoding branched-chain amino acid ABC transporter substrate-binding protein: MSTRTMRSIAIVCLALTVVLASAGTDVRAQGKGTIKIATQSPLSGGQAALGEGIKLGTQLALEKFKGNLDKMGFKVELVPFDDQAKPDVGVSNARNIIADKDILGVIGHLNSGVAIPASEVYREVNLAMVSPANTNPVVTDRGYKSVFRVCGRDDVQGVVGSEFAKGTLKAKSVYIVHDKTQYGQGVAEFFKADAEKKGIKVLGFEGTEEKSNFDPIITPIKAKNPDLIYFGGIYDQAAPFFKQTREKGVKAKFMGPDGMDSSDLTKIGGKAVVGMYYTSVAGPVTVYPQAKQFAEEFKKKFGKNPEPFSAQAYDSTAILLKAIEAAAKGGKVPTRDAVTAAVRDVKHTGITGAVEFDSKGDPKKALYFVLQVASDDPQKWGDNKEVKRLTIAAPAASKKI
- a CDS encoding MaoC/PaaZ C-terminal domain-containing protein, translated to MLGQGLTWEETSIAALYRTLGRTVSETDIVNFVNLCGFTEPLFMDMEYVARESVFGRRAAPGALTFALSEGLVMQTGLIHGTGMAWLGGEIRIVAPVLAGDTIRVEIEVVEKRETKKPDRGIVTYQHRVLNQRGELVLESRVQRMIRRREVT
- the thiE gene encoding thiamine phosphate synthase; this translates as MTMDPRLYVILDRVAAAGRDLVEVLDAVIAGGAKMVQLREKTWPSGQLLPLAERLRARCRQAGVTFVMNDRVDLAAVLEADGVHLGQDDLPPRPARPLLRPGMILGVSTHSVEQARRAQADGADYVAVGAMFPTQTKPDFELVGPALVRAVRAEIRIPLVGIGGITPQNAGEVIRAGADGVAVISAVCAAPDPAAVTRDFLRVIDDVRKTQI
- a CDS encoding ABC transporter ATP-binding protein, with protein sequence MLRIEDLHVFYGEIQALKGIAVEVQRGEIVAILGNNGAGKTTTLKTVSGLLAPRRGTITLDDAPLTGVPPHQIVLRGIAHVPEGRRIFNRLSVRENLMMGAYHRQDGGIEADLERVFALFPRLGERLGQVAGTLSGGEQQMLAIGRALMASPRLLLLDEPSMGLAPVLVEQIFETIADINRQGTTILLVEQNAAMALSIAHRGYVLETGTIALGGTAAALAEDPEVRRAYLGQ
- a CDS encoding branched-chain amino acid ABC transporter permease yields the protein MDYELLLGILPQVFLDGLILGFMYALIALGYTMVYGVLEFINFAHSEIFIVGAFVGVEVLLGLKSAGLLDGLPWPFLLVLVLVAGMAVSGALAVTVERVAYRPLRGTPRLIPLISAIGISFFLQDLIRLIESIWRNAFNLVYPTIDALNIRFELTATLDVSVKSLVVIVAALGMLWALHAIVNRTKVGTAIRAVAEDQAAASLMGINVNRIISLTFLIGGAMGGAAGVLFGVQYGLINPYTGFIPGLKAFTAAVLGGIGNIPGAMLGGLVLGLLEAFAASYLSLLTGGAFGAEYKDIFAFSVLILILIFRPKGLLGEVVRERA